From a single Cotesia glomerata isolate CgM1 linkage group LG6, MPM_Cglom_v2.3, whole genome shotgun sequence genomic region:
- the LOC123267054 gene encoding uncharacterized protein C1orf198 homolog — MSTKGLSSIAEDYFYSLNPLAKRIGDDVRATKEAYEGLWNTLSLKEKNQAIDETIIQPEIALKYTTLGTDKNKEIYDCYPKLRIQTGMKYVIDETGSTLKWRDEHSGPFSFMTQSQMNLHLLELPSEIKTKLPSDYADKSPHFLSPIKINESSFDSSSNDYSPTSTQVSLYQSESFSDSVYSNVDSTRINNCASIDNTGNIFTKLMNKTSILKMNQPDDDLESLVPQKQIVISKISGSKNGNSNGNAGTKNQMNINLNHRAKSDASESTALLETPSSYNSFQFLQSNPEEEIPKTGFEFLDNW, encoded by the exons ATGTCCACAAAGGGCTTGAGTTCCATCGCAGAAGACTACTTTTACAGTTTGAATCCTCTGGCAAAGCGGATTGGAGATGATGTTAGAGCTACCAAAGAAGCCTACGAAGGTCTGTGGAATACTTTGAGCTTGAAGGAGAAAAATCAAGCCATCGACGAGACCATCATCCAGCCAGAAATCGCTCTCAAGTATACGACACTAGgtactgataaaaataaagagatTTATGATTGTTATCCTAAATTGAGGATCCAGACTGGTATGAAGTATGTTATTGATGAGACTGGATCA ACCTTGAAGTGGAGAGATGAGCACTCGGGGCCATTTTCGTTCATGACCCAGTCCCAGATGAACTTGCACCTGCTAGAGCTGCCGTCAGAGATCAAAACCAAACTTCCCAGTGATTACGCAGATAAATCTCCTCATTTCTTGAGCCCGATTAAAATAAACGAGAGCAGTTTTGACAGCTCATCAAATGACTACAGCCCGACCTCGACCCAAGTCAGTCTGTACCAGTCAGAGAGCTTCAGCGACAGCGTCTACAGCAACGTCGACTCCACTAGAATCAATAACTGCGCTAGTATTGACAATACGGGTAATATTTTCACAAAACTAATGAACAAAACTTCTATACTCAAGATGAACCAGCCTGATGACGACCTAGAGAGCCTGGTACCCCAGAAGCAAATTGTCATCAGCAAAATTTCTGGGAGCAAGAATGGCAATAGTAATGGCAATGCTGGCACCAAAAACcagatgaatattaatttgaatcatAGAGCTAAGTCTGATGCTAGTGAATCTACAGCTTTGCTCGAGACTCCCAGCTCGTACAACAGCTTCCAGTTTTTGCAGAGCAATCCTGAGGAGGAAATTCCTAAGACTGggtttgaatttttagataattggtaa
- the LOC123267059 gene encoding uncharacterized protein KIAA1143 homolog produces the protein MSRKKHNIAYIKPEEPKFIRDLKAQIGFKEGPDVNTKRQELSEGEEEDFEDRGEEKPQVVVLSKEHLTAEEADEFQKKKDLEEANAPADLSKRIIFNRKAKPEADVLDQPPPKKSKSKKPKLVLSFDDEDE, from the exons ATGTCTAGAAAAAAACACAATATTGCTTACATAAAACCAGAAGAACCTAAATTTATACGGGATTTAAAAGCTCAAATTGGATTTAAGGAAGGTCCTGATGTCAACACCAAG agacAAGAATTATCAGAAGGTGAAGAAGAAGATTTTGAAGATCGTGGTGAAGAAAAGCCACAAGTTGTCGTTTTAAGTAAAGAACACTTGACTGCTGAAGAAGCTGATGAATTTCAGAAGAAAAAAGATCTAG AAGAAGCTAACGCTCCGGCAGATCTCTCCAAgaggataatttttaatcgaaaAGCCAAACCAGAGGCAGATGTGCTAGACCAACCACCTCCCAAGAAAAGTAAATCCAAAAAACCTAAGCTCGTATTATCCTTCGACGACGAAGACGAATAA
- the LOC123267047 gene encoding MOG interacting and ectopic P-granules protein 1, protein MEGTLEEPVVKDPSCDSDVAKDQVIPNGINGNYDDNEKHDDIDDMTSNKMDADAGNNDDDAGGGGGEVIEDEEEEDDPDNDDYHGNKDTELVEHEVEHDVGEENFEEENPEENRDEEEEEEDEGDEAKKCDDEEVIEGELEENKEYETMDVDNQDNSDVECLDEDNAPENLMEVDVDHEMNDDVEGDKQEDDNQDEHVQDSDGIQEIDNVQIIDDEQNEEDDDVRAVSESSDVQQLNDSIVSVSSTGSDLKICEENGSIGSPDIEEITDPKSNGPSKNNLERTPVKESKPKKARKQIDLSNITPRRSSRNIKRTSYIEKEPEEEVEVDNSSDIEEIKPEDPLACIDSSVSISLTSSSSNNHNNKDKENSKLKSPIKSSKTTIVVNDTKRLVEIAASSNKSSKGGGKKEPTLVIIDTNSILSGRGGVPIGSSHSSSSSSKTSHHHSLNTSGFSVLPVNLSTTQTMYPNMRTTITPVPMTSKTTGHPRIPSSITAVPTTVTSVSGSTSASASQILPTLTDDMFVVEAPSFIVPYVYEKPPIKPLKEFVTKLEKCIEEVDREEKAAKAAKKEAKKAEGNRDSSSESGKYDSDDGGSVKSVSSRKEGGSNANDSIECLGETKPFEDKNKMLTYFDLPLGKFFMQIGVNLVQEFVQTDLLRSQKRRQGKTNPSAETQMAINSLIKNLEFSKENNEPFHLDMKKCEFCNFKTESALVMQHHLETPHMRNYVYKCNFCPLEVRSPHDILYHMEAEHNTRGRLERGPAFHQCPNCPFEDNQKGKLTRHILACAKKFRPERNLEPSTDWEPPAKIPRLNRSRQINPMNTNAALALAMSAKGQQPLLPKLLPAPVSGRGRGRPPMQPRYSDIKSLRPGGTPGRQDNVTGMMYRPTSSGLLVPTSYQFGSNQVFQNSSTCVKNPAAKLLSQPSISITPLPRTTQAPISSSGSPSKAGKTSFVICEICDGYIKDLEQLRNHMQWIHKVKIHPKMIYNRPPLNCQKCQFRFFTDQGLERHLLGSHGLVTSSMQEAANKGKDAGRCPACGRVYQWKLLNHVARDHGMTLKPAHLSYKCTVCTATFGMYKQFENHVYSAHSVVAKRVMDKKNTPSTPSSRSNDSLLKPLKINDEITIIPQPAKSTRSSSSSQGRSK, encoded by the exons ATGGAAGGTACACTGGAAGAACCAGTGGTCAAAGACCCGTCTTGTGACAGTGATGTAGCCAAAG atcAAGTTATTCCAAACGGTATCAATGGAAACTATGATGACAATGAGAAGCATGACGACATCGACGACATGACATCAAACAAAATGGATGCTGACGCAGGTAATAACGATGATGACGCCGGTGGTGGTGGAGGTGAAGTAATagaagatgaagaagaagaagacgaTCCAGATAATGATGACTATCATGGCAACAAAGATACTGAATTAGTTGAGCATGAGGTTGAACATGACGTTGGAGAAGAAAATTTCGAGGAAGAAAACCCCGAAGAAAATCGGGATGAAGAGGAGGAAGAAGAGGATGAGGGTGATGAAGCTAAAAAGTGTGATGATGAAGAGGTGATTGAGGGAGAGCTTGAGGAAAACAAAGAGTACGAAACTATGGACGTCGACAATCAGGATAATTCAGATGTCGAGTGTCTTGATGAAGACAACGCTCCAGAAAATCTCATGGAGGTGGATGTTGATCATGAAATGAATGATGATGTCGAGGGTGACAAACAGGAAGACGATAACCAGGACGAGCATGTACAAGACAGCGACGGTATTCAGGAAATTGATAATGTCCAGATTATTGACGACGAGCAGAATGAGGAAGACGATGACGTGAGAGCTGTTTCCGAGAGCAGCGATGTTCAGCAACTTAATGACAGTATTGTTTCTGTTTCAAGCACTGGATcagatttgaaaatttgtgaAGAGAATGGCAGCATTGGGAGTCCGGATATCGAAGAGATAACAGACCCCAAAAGCAATGGCCCCAGCAAGAATAATTTAGAGCGCACACCGGTAAAAGAGTCGAAGCCGAAAAAGGCGCGTAAACAAATAGATTTGAGCAACATAACTCCTCGGCGCAGTTCTCGCAATATTAAGCGCACGAGTTATATCGAAAAGGAGCCCGAGGAGGAGGTCGAGGTCGACAACTCCTCGGACATCGAGGAAATAAAGCCAGAGGATCCTCTTGCGTGTATCGATAGTAGTGTTAGTATTAGCTTGActagtagtagtagtaataaccataataataaagataaagaaaattcaaaattaaagtcGCCTATTAAATCAAGCAAGACGACGATCGTTGTCAACGACACTAAACGTCTTGTTGAAATAGCCGCCAGCAGCAACAAATCTTCTAAAGGAGGCGGCAAAAAAGAGCCGACTTTGGTTATTATTGACACTAACTCTATTCTCTCCGGACGTGGAGGAGTTCCTATTGGTAGCAGCCACAGTTCCAGCAGCTCCAGTAAGACTTCTCACCACCATTCGCTAAACACTTCTGGATTCTCAGTACTGCCAGTTAATTTGAGCACCACCCAGACAATGTACCCAAATATGCGGACGACAATAACTCCAGTGCCGATGACCTCCAAAACAACTGGACACCCGAGAATACCCAGCAGTATAACAGCTGTTCCTACGACAGTCACCTCTGTGTCGGGTTCCACGTCGGCCTCGGCCTCTCAAATCCTCCCGACATTAACTGACGACATGTTTGTCGTAGAAGCGCCGTCCTTTATCGTCCCTTATGTATACGAGAAGCCCCCGATAAAGCCGCTCAAGGAGTTTGTCACCAAGCTGGAGAAGTGCATCGAGGAGGTAGATCGCGAGGAGAAGGCAGCAAAGGCCGCGAAGAAGGAAGCCAAGAAAGCTGAAGGAAATCGCGACTCTTCATCAGAGTCCGGCAAGTACGACAGTGACGACGGGGGCAGTGTTAAAAGCGTGTCCAGCAGGAAAGAAGGCGGCAGCAATGCCAACGATTCAATTGAGTGTCTGGGCGAGACTAAAccatttgaagataaaaataaaatgctgACTTACTTTGATTTACCTCTGggtaaatttttcatgcaAATTGGGGTCAATCTTGTCCAAGAGTTTGTCCAGACGGATTTGCTGCGCTCGCAAAAGCGTAGGCAGGGCAAGACCAACCCTTCTGCGGAGACCCAGATGGCAATTAATTCGCTGATTAAGAATCTAGAGTTTAGTAAAGAAAACAATGAACCATTCCACTTAGACATGAAAAAGTGCgagttttgtaattttaaaacagaGTCTGCCTTGGTCATGCAGCACCACTTGGAGACACCTCACATGCGGAACTACGTGTATAAATGTAATTTCTGTCCTTTGGAGGTGCGCAGCCCCCATGACATTCTCTACCACATGGAAGCCGAGCACAACACGCGTGGAAGACTCGAGCGCGGCCCGGCCTTCCACCAGTGCCCCAATTGTCCCTTCGAAGACAACCAAAAGGGCAAACTGACGCGGCATATTCTTGCATGTGCCAAGAAGTTCAGGCCAGAACGTAACCTCGAGCCCTCTACTGACTGGGAACCCCCGGCGAAGATACCCAGACTGAACCGCTCGAGACAAATCAATCCTATGAACACCAACGCAGCTCTGGCGTTGGCTATGAGCGCTAAAGGACAGCAGCCCTTGTTACCCAAGTTGTTACCCGCTCCGGTGTCCGGCCGTGGCCGAGGACGACCACCCATGCAGCCTAGGTACTCTGATATCAAGTCGCTGAGACCCGGCGGCACGCCCGGGCGACaag ATAATGTCACTGGAATGATGTACCGGCCGACGTCATCTGGGCTCTTGGTACCCACTTCTTATCAATTCGGTAGCAATCAAGTATTCCAg AATTCGTCAACGTGTGTTAAAAATCCAGCGGCTAAGTTGTTGAGTCAGCCGAGTATATCGATAACACCGTTGCCTCGCACTACTCAAGCACCTATTTCAAGCTCTGGATCACCATCTAAAGCTGGAAAAACTAGTTTTGTCATTTGTGAAATTTGTGACGGTTATATcaag gacttGGAACAACTACGTAATCATATGCAATGGATTCATAAAGTTAAAATACATCCAAAGATGATTTATAATCGGCCACCATTGAACTgccaaaaatgtcaatttagATTCTTTACAGATCAA ggATTAGAAAGACATTTACTTGGATCTCACGGACTTGTTACATCAAGTATGCAAGAAGCTGCTAATAAAGGAAAAGATGCCGGACGTTGTCCAGCTTGTGGCaga gtttATCAGTGGAAATTACTAAACCACGTAGCACGGGATCACGGAATGACGTTGAAGCCCGCACACTTATCGTACAAATGTACAGTTTGCACTGCGACATTTGGAATGTACAAGCAATTTGAAAATCACGTTTACTCCGCACATAGTGTTGTTGCAAAGCGGGTTATGGACAAGAAAAACACCCCGTCAACGCCGTCATCTAGATCCAATGACTCGTTGCTTAAGCCATTGAAAATAAACGacgaaataacaataataccACAGCCAGCAAAGTCCACAAGATCGAGTAGTTCTTCACAGGGACGAAGCAAATAA